Part of the Catalinimonas alkaloidigena genome is shown below.
TGGAAAAAGATGCTCCCAAAAAGATTCTGGTTTGCCCGCATGCGCGCTCTCCTGATGGATATCGCTAATCTTAAAATTTTCAATCATCTCTTTCAGCCCCTCTATCTCTTCCTGCATTTTTTCTACCGTAAAGCCATAATAAGGGTTAGCAGTCGTTTCACCCAAACCACTTACTACTTCCCCCTCAGCATTTTTATCTTCCAGTTCAACAATTAAGGTCTCCTGAGAATCTCTCGTCTCCCTTGATATTTTAAATGTATCTTTAATCTTAAGTTCAAAAGCGTGCAGTATAACTTTCATCTCCTCTGAATTTAATCTTTACTACTTGATTTGTGTATCCCAAAAATATATTCTCCTAGCCTCAACTAAGATTCCGTACTAACGCAAATTTATATAAAAATAATTCTATTTTTAGGCTACTGGCTTTTCCAGTAACGTTAATTTCTTTTCACTGGCATCCAGCCGTGCATTGATACCAAAAGGAAGTGTCATGTTTTGTTTGATATGTCCGAAAGAAAGTCCGTAGATCACCGGAATATTCAATCCAGCAAGTCGATCTTGCAGTACCTGCGCCAAAGAAAGAGAGTCATCTTCATCTTCTGCTTCGCAAGCATTGAAAACACCCAGTACAATGCCGGCAGCAGCTGGTAATTTATTCTTATCCAGCAACAGCTGGGTTAACATGCGGTCTATCCGGTAGGGAGCTTCCCCTACTTCTTCTATAAATACTAGCTTTTCCTGCATATCCAGGTCATACTGCGTGCCGGCCAGCATACTCATTAAGGATAGGTTTCCTCCTATTAGTTCGCCCTCTGCCTGACCGGGTGTAAGAGTAATCATCTGTGTGGGGGATGCCATTTCTACCTCTAACTCACCTTCTTCCACGTCCAAACCTAGCACAGGTTTTATTTCCTGATTGTCGTACACCAGCTGGTTTTGGGGCTCCATAAGCACTTTTTTAAAGTAGCTGGTGGTTATTTCATTATAATCAGAGGTACCCATAGGACCATGATAACACACCAGGCCCGCTTGACCATAGAAGCCATACAAGAGCGCAGTGATATCACTGAAGCCAATGAAAGGCTTGGGATTGTTCCTGATCATATCAAAATCCAGATAAGGAAGTATGCGCCCACTGCCGTAGCCCCCTCTCCCGCACATGATTCCATCAATCTCTTCATCGGCAAACATCTGGTTGATGTCTTCAGCCCTTTGTTTATCCGTACCTCCCAGATAACCTTTTCTTACCAGCATATTAGGCGAATAGCGTACCTTAAACCCTAAATTTTCCAACGCAGTAACTGCATTACGTAATTGCTCTTCGGTCAGGTAGGTAGCAGGGGTCAACAAGCCGATAGTATCACCTGGCTGAAGGCGCTCTGGAATGATTTTTTCTGCCATAGCATGCAAATGTCCATCAGACTTTGTGGGTTTCAGACCTAAAAAAGGCAGAGCGGAAGCTGAAGCAGAGAGGTTAGAAATAAACTTTCTTCTGTGCATGGGATTATACTTTTTGAAGACCGCAAGTTAAGGTTTTTAAGATAAAGCTACTGGCAGCCCAGCTCTTTTACGCAAAATGATGGTCAGTACAAAATAAACTCTTAGCTTTGCGGAAAATTTCATTGACCAATACTAAACGTAAACACGATATGGCAGGAAAAAAAACATTCACCATGATTAAGCCCGATGCGATGGAAGCGGGCCATGCCGGAGCAATCATTAAAATGATACAGGAAGCGGGCTTTCGGATTTCGGCCATGAAAATGACGAAGCTGACTGAAGAAACCGCCGGACAATTCTACGCAGTACACAAAGAACGCCCTTTTTACAAAGACCTTACTACTTATATGTCTTCCGGGCCCATCATCGCCATGATTTTGGAAAAAGACAATGCGGTGGAAGACTTTCGTAAACTGATCGGTGCTACTAATCCCGCTGACGCAGCGGAAGGAACCATCCGTAAATTATTTGCAAAGTCTATTGAAGCCAATGCCGTGCATGGTTCTGATGCGGATGAGACCGCCGCTAATGAAGGTAACTTCTTCTTTGCAGGGACAGAACGCTTCTAGTTTTACTCCGAAGAAATACTGAAAAGAAATTTAAATAAGGAAGGCATATAAATGTCTTCCTTTTTTTATTGCTGTGCTACTTTGGAGGACTTCTTTTTAAAAAATACTCTTCTGATCCATTTAGGAAGAAAAATTGCTCCCAGAATCAGGTAGGGATAGTAAGAAAGCATTCTCCAAAGAATGTTGGTTACAAAAGTATAATCCCCCAAAAACTCGGTAAAAAACTGCGTAAAAAAGAACTCAGCTGTACCACTACTACCCGGTGTAGGTGAGATGAGCATGGTGATCCACATCATCAGATGTCTGCAGAAGATCAGCAGGTGTTCCATGGGAGTAACATTGGTAAAAGCTGCGATCAGGCAGTTGAGCATGAGATAGCGTGCCGACCAAATTAAAAAAGTAGCGATTACGATTTTGGCCCAATAGCTAAACCTCTTACCTCGGAGTAGCTCTGAAGCTATAATGATTTCATCCCCATGCTTACTCGCCGCATGCCTCCAACGACGCAAAAAGCTTATGGAGCTCACTCTGAGCAACAGCCATTTAAAGCCTCTCGGCCTTATAAATATGGCATAGAACATAAAAAATGTATAGACTGTGATGAGCACATAGCTGATCAGAAAAAGAACCTGCAGGCTATTCCCCAGCTTCACTTCCATCTCGCTGGCATCAGGAAAAAGCTCCTGGGCAGTAAAGAGCAAGGCCAGAGGGGCCACCAGCACAAAGAAGAGGTTATCCAGAATAGCTGTCAGCATGACATAGGCTAGGGACTTTCCCAGGCTTATGCCTTCTTTTACCAAAATAAACACGACTACTGAAGTTCCTCCTACAATAGAAGGCGTCACTGCTGAGGCAAATTCCCAAAAAATAATGACATAAATACTGCTGCCCCAGGAAAGTTCGTCATTCGTAAGGGTCTTGATACGGTATACATAACCGGCATCCCGGGCAAAAATAACCAGAAGAGCTAGTACTATAGGAAGCATAGAAGCTTCAAAAATAAGGTTTAGCTTGTCTGCTGTAAGGTCGGGATCGCTGTAAAACATATAAAATACGATACCCAGACCTATAGCCACAGGTATCCATATCTTATTAGGATTAAGCGTTTTAAATATTTTTTTGGAATTAATATCCATTAGTCAACACGTACATCTTCGTCTTCCTTCTTTAATACCCAGAAGTTGTTAAAGCCTTCGCCAATTTGTAGGGTTACTTCATTCAGTTGAAGCAATTCCAGGATCGCAAGAAAATTAAAAATGACGGCTATCTTATTCGGATCGTCACTGATGATATCCTGAAATGATACCCTTTTACGATTCTGAAGATTGCTAAGTATATAACCTTTTTGTCCGGAAATGGTGTATGGATATTGTACTACCTGATGAGGTTTTTCGCGTTGTTTAAGCTCAAACCGCTGAGTAACACGTTCAAACACCTTTAATAGCTTATATAAGGTTACATCCTGAAGCTCAGCCTCTACATTATTAGTTTCTGCAAGTTTCTTAATTTCCTGAACAAGATTTCCGCGTTCATGTTTTAAAGCGCGTTCTTCTTCCATCTCAGCCAGTTCCTTGATAACTGATTTATACCTCTTATATTCAAGCAGATGTTTTACTAATTCCTCACGCGGATCAACTTCTTCTCCTTCTTCATTAAGCACAGGACGGGGTAGTAGCATCTTGGCTTTAATACGCATAAGTGTAGCCGCCACCAGGATAAACTCACTGGCGACCTCAATATTCATAGCCTCTAAATGCCTTATGTAGCTGAGAAAATCATCCGTGATTTTAGATATTGGAATATCATGTATATCCAGCTCATCTCTCTCAATAAAGAAGAGAAGCAAGTCAAAGGGGCCTTCAAAGCGAGGAAGTTTAATCTCAAAACTCACGGGGTCTTTCTTTTATCTTATGAATCAGTAAATTTACTAGCATAAAATCTAAGCAAATTTATGACATTATTATGCAATAAATGTTCTCTTATGAAAAAAGATCGTTCCTTTGCACCTTATTTATGGTAAAAGGGTTTTAAAAAAGTAAAACATTCGTTGATTGTCATAGTTTCAAAAATACATTTAAGAAAAATTTCATCATGCTCATTAAGCCCGGTCCGATTCTAGCCCAGATTAATAGCCCTGCTGACGTTAAAGCCCTCAATCAAAACCAACTAGTCCAACTCTCTCAGGAACTAAGGCAATTCATCATTGACACCGTATCTGTATATGGCGGCCATTTTGGGGCTAGCCTTGGTGTGGTGGAGCTTACTATAGCACTACATCATGTATTTAATACTCCCTACGATCAACTGGTCTGGGATGTAGGGCATCAGGCCTATGGGCATAAAATTCTTACCGGCCGCCGTGACACCTTTCATACCAACCGTATTTATAATGGAATCTCCGGTTTCCCTAAACGTAGCGAAAGTGAATATGACGCTTTTGGTGTAGGGCATTCCTCAACTTCTATCTCAGCCGCATTGGGCATGGCGGTTGCATCCAATTATCAGGGACTAGAAGACAAGCAGCATATTGCAGTAATTGGTGATGGAGCCATGACCGGTGGAATTGCTTTTGAAGCCATGAATCATGCAGGTGTGGCCGATACAAATTTACTTATTGTCCTCAATGACAATTGTATGTCTATAGACCCTAATGTGGGCGCATTGAAGGACTATTTGACAGATATAACGACTTCCCAGACTTACAATAAGGTAAGAGATGATGTGTGGAAGATGCTGGGCAAGATCAGTAAGTTTGGCAAGAGTGCCCAGGAAGTTGCTTCCAAGGTAGAAACCAGTATTAAAGCTTTTCTGCTTAGGCAAAGTAACCTTTTTGAGTCGCTTAACCTTCGTTACTTTGGTCCGGTAGATGGCCATGATGTGGACCATCTGGTACATGTGATGAAAGATCTTAAGAAGATTCCCGGTCCCAAGATATTACACTGTGTAACCGTAAAAGGAAAAGGGTACTCATTAGCAGAAAAAGATCAGACCAAATGGCACGCCCCTGGTAAATTTGATAAGGTAACGGGTGAGATTCGCAAAAAAGTGTATGATGTTCCTCAGCCGCCTAAATATCAGCAGGTGTTCGGAGAAACAATTGTAGAGTTAGCCCAGCAAAACAAAAAAATTATGGGCATTACACCTGCGATGCCTTCCGGCTCATCTCTCAACATTATGATGAAGGTCATGCCTGACCGTGCTTTTGATGTGGGTATAGCTGAACAGCATGCGGTCACTTTTTCTGCCGGATTGGCTACTCAGGGTTTGACTCCCTTTTGTAATATCTACAGCACCTTTATGCAACGGGCGTATGATCAGGTCATTCACGACGTTTGCATACAGAAGTTACCAGTAATCTTTTGTCTTGATAGAGCTGGGGTAGCCGGAGCTGACGGTCCTACGCATCATGGGGCTTATGATCTTGCTTACATGCGCTGCCTACCCTATATGGTGGTATCTGCCCCCATGAATGAGGCGGAACTAAGAAACCTGATGTACACTGCTACTTTGTACAAAGATGGTCCCTTTACCATCCGCTATCCCCGTGGACAAGGAGTGATGCCTCAGTGGCAAACGCCAATGGAACAAATAGAAGTAGGCAAAGGAAGAAAAATACAGGATGGAGAAGAAGTAGCGATCCTTACTATCGGCCATATTGGAAATTATGCTATTGAAGCCTGCAAGCAACTTACTATAGATGAAATGCATCCCGCGCACTATGATATGCGTTTTGTCAAGCCATTAGACGAAGAAATGTTACACGAAGTATTTGGTCGCTATAAGAAAGTGATTACTGTAGAAGATGGCTGCCTGATGGGAGGTTTTGGCAGTGCAGTGCTGGAATTTATGGCTGAACACGGCTATTCAGCTCAGGTAAAAAGACTTGGTATACCCGATCATATCATTGAGCATGGAGAACAAATTGAGCTTCACCGTGAATGTGGTTATGATGCCGATAGCATCGCTAATGAGGTAAGGGCGTTACTAAATGTGGACACTTTAGTAAGTTAATTACTTGCAAATTAGATTGGTTATTGCACAAAAAAACCTCTCAGGATATTAACTTGAGAGGTTTTAATATTTTATACATCAGAGAAAGCTAACTGAATTTCATAATTAACCACAGTACCAGATAAAAAATTACCGGTGAGCCGAAGCCAATGACAGCAGCTATAGCGAACAATATTCTTATAATAGTGGCATCCCAACCAAAATGCTCTGCTATGCCTCCACACACACCGCCAATGATTTTGTTGGTATTAGATAAGCCTAGCTTTGCCATAATTATTACTGTATTTTAAGCAACTACTTCTTTCTTAAACTCTTCATATACAGAAGTAATGCCTTCACGTAAACTAATATTGTGTTTCCAGCCGTAGCTATGAAGTTTACTTACATCCATCAGTTTGCGGGGAGTACCATCAGGCTTAGAAGTATCAAAACGCAATTCTCCTTCAAAACCCACAATTTCCTTAATCAACAACGCCAGATCTTTGATCGCAATATCTTCGCCTGTACCGATATTAACGAGCTCAGGCTCATTATAATTATCCATCAGATAGACACAGGCTTCTGCAAGGTCATCTACATGTAAAAACTCTCTTTTGGGACTCCCAGTACCCCAGATTTCTACAAACTCAGCATTACTCTCTTTAGCCTCATGAAATTTACGAATTAATGCCGGTAATACATGAGAATTATTAAGATCATAATTATCATTCGGCCCATACAGATTGGTAGGCATGGTAGCAATAAAGTCGCAACCATATTGGAGGCGATAATTTTCACACATTTTGATACCTGCAATTTTAGCAATCGCATAAGGCTCATTGGTGTATTCTAAAGTTCCAGTGAGAAGGTAATCCTCTTTTAAGGGTTGAGGAGCCATTTTAGGATAAATACAAGAGGACCCTAAAAACTGCAGCTTTTTAACCCCATGCTCATAACTCTGATGAATGACGTTATTTTGTATCATCAGGTTTTCGTAAAGGAACTCGGCTCGGTAGGTATTATTAGCATGAATACCTCCTACTTTTGCCGCTGCCAGAAATACATAATCAGGTTTTTCTTCCGCAAAAAATTTAGCAACCGCCTGCTGATTTTTTAGATCTAACTCGCTGGATGTTTTCAGCACAAAATTGCTAAAGCCTTTCTTCTGTAAGTTGCGTAGAATAGCAGAACCGACCATACCTCTATGGCCGGCTATATAAATTTTAGCGTCTTTTTCCATAATTTTATTCGTGATAGTTGTACACCTTATGGCCCCCTTTCAACAAGAATTTATCTCTTTTGAATAAGGCTACATCAGACTGTACCATATCTTTCACCAGGCTTTCTAACGTAAATTCCAGCTTCCAGCCAAGTTGCTCACGCGCTTTGGTAGGATCGCCAATCAGCAAGTCAACCTCGGTAGGACGATAGTACTCAGGATCAACTTTGATCACTTCTTTGCCGATTTCCAACTGAAAATCAGGGTTAGAGCAACTAACGACTTTTCCCACTTCGTTTACTCCTTCGCCTTCAAAATCCAGCTCTATGCCTAGTTCTTTAAAAGACATACGCACAAAGTCACGAACTGTTGTGGTGATACCGGTAGCAATCACATAATCTTCGGCCTTTTCCTGCTGTAAAATGAGCCACATGGCCTTTACATAGTCTTTAGCATGTCCCCAGTCACGTTTGGCATCCATGTTGCCAAGGTAGCAAGCATCTTGAAGTCCTAATGCGATGCGGGCTGCCGCGCGGGTAATTTTACGTGTCACAAAAGTTTCACCCCGGATTGGAGATTCGTGATTGAACAGAATTCCGTTGACTGCAAACATGTTGTAAGCTTCACGATAATTAACTGTAATCCAGAAACCATACATTTTTGCCACGGCATACGGTGAGCGAGGATAAAAAGGTGTTTTCTCGCTTTGAGGAACTTCCTGCACCAGGCCATACAGTTCTGAGGTAGAGGCCTGATAAATTTTGGTTTTTTCCTGAAGACCCAGAATACGTACAGCCTCTAATATTCTTAAAGTGCCTAAACCGTCCACATTAGCAGTATATTCCGGCTCATCAAAGCTTACTTTGACATGAGACATGGCTCCCAGGTTGTAGATCTCATCCGGCTGTACTTCCTGCACAATACGAATGATATTGGTAGAATCTGTCAGGTCCCCATAATGAAGTTTAAATTTCAGATCTCTTTCGTGCGGATCCTGATAGAGATGGTCTATGCGATCGGTATTAAAAAGGGAGGTTCTACGCTTAATTCCGTGAACTTCATAACCTTTTTTTAGTAGAAACTCGGCTAAGTAGGCTCCGTCTTGTCCGGTAACTCCTGTGATTAACGCCTTTTTCATGATTAGCTGATTAGAAAATTAATGTTTTAAACGAATTCGTTATATCCTTTTTCTTTGATGTCACCTAAGAATTTTTTGACCATTTGCTCCTGGTCTTTCTGGCATATCATTAGCGCTTTACCATCATAGATAACGATATAGTTTTCCAAGCCCTGTACTACAGCCAAGTGGTCCTTCGGGACTTTGATAAATGATTCATGTGTATCATAAGCAAGCACTGTGCCTTGCAGGCTATTTCCACATACATCTTTTTCCTGCTGCGAATCTATTGACTTCCAAGTCCCCAGGTCAGTCCAGCCAAAATCCGCAGGAATCACATAAACATTATCTGCTTTTTCCAATATTCCATAGTCAATAGAGATGTTAATGCAGTTTTCGTAAGTTTCTTTAATAAAGCTTTCTTCTTTCTCAGAATAATAAATATTCGCTCCTTTTTCAAACAGTTTATTAACCTCAGGAAGATATTTTTCAAAACTTTTCATTATAGCACCAATACTCCAGACAAATATTCCAGAATTCCAGGCAAAATTTCCTGCCTTAAGAAACGCTTCAGCTGTAGCCAGGTCAGGTTTCTCTTTAAATGCAGCTACTTTGAAGACACCATCCTCTTCTCTTTCCTGATCATATTCTATATAGCCATAACCAGTATCCGGACGGGTTGGCGTAATACCGAAAGTAATCAAATCATCTCTTTGTCCGGCTACCTCTAAAGCTTTCAAAGCTACTTTTTTAAACTGATCCTGCTTCAGGATGAGGTGGTCGGCCGGCGATACTATCAGATTTGCTTCAGGATTTTTTTGGGCGATTTTATGCACCGCATATGCCACACAAGGTGCTGTATTACGCAGTTGAGGCTCTAACAGGATCTGATCATCTGTCATGCCCGGAAGCTGCTCTTTGATTAGACTGTAATAATCCTGATTGGAAATAATAAAAATATTTTCCTCTGGACAGACATCCAACAGACGATTATAAGAGAGTTGTAAAAGACTTTCTCCTACACCTAGTACATCATGAAATTGTTTGGGGAAGTGTTTACGACTTACTGGCCAAAGCCTCGTACCTACTCCGCCTGCCATGATGAGCGCAAAGTTATTTTTATTTTTTTGCACTTATTTAATATTTAATTTAATAATTCTATGCAAATATAGATAAATCTCCAAATAATCAAAATCTTACGCACATATTACATCGGGCTAATCGCAGAAAGTACCAAGAAGCTGCCGTTTCTTAGAGACTCTTTATTGTAAGTGAATGGTTCGGAGCCAGTTCCTTTTAGAACCTTTCCTCCTGCACACTCCACCACTACTTGTCCTGCGGCAGTATCCCATTCCATGGTGGGGCCATGCCTGTAATAAATATCCGCTTTGCCTTCAGCTACCATACAAAACTTTAATGAGCTTCCTTTAGAAATACTCTCAGTAACACCATATTTTTTGAGTAGCTCTTCTTCTTCACCTGATGCATGACTACTACTGCGCACTGCTACTAAATCTTCTGTTTTTTGATTCACTTTAACTGGAATAGGACTAGCTGGAAGTGTCTGTTTATAAGCTCCTTCATCAAGATCTACTGCGTATCCATCTTTTGCAGCCAGGTAGAGCTCTTCCGTAACGGGCGTGTAAATAACTCCTGCTACTGGTACCCCTTTATGAATCAAGGCTATATTTACTGTAAACTGTCCATTACGCTTGATAAATTCTTTGGTGCCATCTAATGGATCAACTAACCAAAAGTATTCCCAATCTTTACGGGTATCGTAGGTTATATCTTTACCTTCTTCAGAAATTATTGGAATTTCAGGATATTTGCTCTTCAGGCGCTCCATAATTACGATATGTGACGCTTTATCGGCAGTCGTTAGAGGAGAATCATCCGCCTTGAAATCTACAATCTGAGAAAAATCAGCATTATGGTAGATATTCAAAATTTCTTTGCCTGCTTCAATGGCAATTTCGCCTAGTATGCTAACATTAATCTTGTGCGACATAATGATTTAGAATCAGTGATATGTTGGTAAGTACATTTAAAGAAAAGCCAAAATCAGATGAGGGGATTACTGAAAGTAGTTTATTAAGTATGGTAAAAAATATATATTGCTGATATTCGGCACATGCAAATAAAGACAATTACAATCTAAAATCAATGGAAAGCAAAGCGAGAATCAGAATTGCGGTTAATGGTGGAGAGTTTGAGATTGAGGGCACTGAAGATTTTGTGAATTCTTATGCGGATACTATCAAAAGTTTTACCAAAATACTTAAAGAAGCTCCTTCCAGTGCTCAGTCTGAGCAGGAAGCTGCCGCAGGGAGACAGTTCAGTATATTTGAGTCTGCTGAACCAAAGCCCTCATCCGGTACACCTAATGGAAAACTGACAGCGGCTTCTTTTGGAGAGCTTTATTATAAAGCGCCGAAGAGCATCAGTAAGACTGATATTGTGCTACTAGCCAGCTACTATATTCAATCCAAAAATGACGAAGGGACTTTTACTACTCAAGAGGTAAACAAACTACTCCGTGAACATGGTATTGACCTTACCAATACCTCCCATTTTAACAAGCTGAATCAGGATTACAAAAAAGTTTTTAAAATGCGTCAGGGACGCTACAAGGTAAGTGAGGAAGGTGTAGACCACCTCAAAACAATTCTACGCTAAAGCTTTCCCAGGATTATTTCTGTTGCTTCTGCCAAATCTTCTACAATATACTGAGCTAGTGTCTCCTCTTTGCTGGGGCCGATTAGAATTGATGGAATGTCAAACTGCCTTGCCGGAATAATGTCTCTCTCTTTGTCACCTATCATCCATGACTTTCCAGGGTCAATACCGAAACGTGCTATCGCTTTTTCAAACATTAGCGTATCCGGTTTACGGGTAAGTGATTCCGTAACACTAGGATGATGAGGAGCATAATATACCGCATCAATCACATGATCAGTTTGCTCATGCATATACTGATGGCAGGCTCTCATATCTTCTCTGGTATAAATGTCTTTGGCTATACCGGACTGGTTGGTTACTACTACCAGCAGATAACCGGCTTTTTTCAGTTTCACCAAAGCTTGTGGCACTCCTGCTAAGATCTCAAAATGAGACAGGTCATAGGCATAATCTACCCGATCACGATTTATCACACCATCCCTGTCCAAAAATATGCATTTAGTCATGTGCTTATAAATATAAAGTCTGTTGCATATGAAAAAATCCGATTCTTCCGTTTCCAAAGAAATAACCAGACCCGAAATAACAAATATCCTTCAGTACTGACAAGCATCAATTTAATTTAAGCCTGTAAATGATTTTTACCATAGCCTAAACTTCTCTATTTTTGGAGCTTTTTAACCACCATCAGGATTCTAGACTGTGAGCACTTGCCTAGTTGTTATTCCCACTTATAACGAGAAAGAAAATATCAACCCTCTACTGGAAGATATTCTCAATCAATCAGTTCTCTTCGATGTGCTAATCGTCGATGATAATTCTCCAGACGGTACAGCTCAATTGGTAAAAGAGAAACAGCAGAAATATCCGGGAAGAATACATCTGATGGAACGTGAGAAAAAAAGTGGCCTGGGTCCTGCATACATAGCAGGGTTTAAATATGCACTACATGCCAATTATCTTTACATCTTTGAGATGGATGCTGACTTTTCGCACAACCCAAACGATTTGGTGAGGCTTTACGAAACATGTGCCCATGACGGGTACGATCTGGCAATAGGTTCACGCTATGTAAGTGGTGTAAATGTAGTTAACTGGCCTATGAGTAGGGTGCTCATCTCTTTTTTTGCCAGTATTTATATACAAATGGTGACGAGCATGCCTATTCGTGATGCCACTGCTGGTTTCAAATGTTATCATCGTAGTGTGCTGCAAACCATAGACCTAGATAGAATACGCTTCATAGGCTATGCCTTCCAGATAGAAATGAAGTTTACTGCCTGGATGTATGATTTTAAGATCAAAGAAGTTCCTATCATTTTTACCAATCGCACCAAGGGAGAATCTAAGATGTCAACTCGTATTTTTTGGGAGGCATTTACCGGAGTTATATATATTAAAATCCGCAGCTTCTTCCGCAAGTACAATCGATAGTCAATCGAAACGGATTGCTTTGATTGGGTTGATGCGCAAAATGATGATAGTAGGAATATTGAGCACCAGCACTACAATAGTAAAAGTAAGCAGATTGAGCCCCACAATCGCTAAGAGATCCCAGTGAATGGGTACATAGTCCATATAGTAATTCTCTGGATCTA
Proteins encoded:
- a CDS encoding S66 peptidase family protein, which translates into the protein MHRRKFISNLSASASALPFLGLKPTKSDGHLHAMAEKIIPERLQPGDTIGLLTPATYLTEEQLRNAVTALENLGFKVRYSPNMLVRKGYLGGTDKQRAEDINQMFADEEIDGIMCGRGGYGSGRILPYLDFDMIRNNPKPFIGFSDITALLYGFYGQAGLVCYHGPMGTSDYNEITTSYFKKVLMEPQNQLVYDNQEIKPVLGLDVEEGELEVEMASPTQMITLTPGQAEGELIGGNLSLMSMLAGTQYDLDMQEKLVFIEEVGEAPYRIDRMLTQLLLDKNKLPAAAGIVLGVFNACEAEDEDDSLSLAQVLQDRLAGLNIPVIYGLSFGHIKQNMTLPFGINARLDASEKKLTLLEKPVA
- a CDS encoding nucleoside-diphosphate kinase; protein product: MAGKKTFTMIKPDAMEAGHAGAIIKMIQEAGFRISAMKMTKLTEETAGQFYAVHKERPFYKDLTTYMSSGPIIAMILEKDNAVEDFRKLIGATNPADAAEGTIRKLFAKSIEANAVHGSDADETAANEGNFFFAGTERF
- a CDS encoding lysylphosphatidylglycerol synthase transmembrane domain-containing protein, which encodes MDINSKKIFKTLNPNKIWIPVAIGLGIVFYMFYSDPDLTADKLNLIFEASMLPIVLALLVIFARDAGYVYRIKTLTNDELSWGSSIYVIIFWEFASAVTPSIVGGTSVVVFILVKEGISLGKSLAYVMLTAILDNLFFVLVAPLALLFTAQELFPDASEMEVKLGNSLQVLFLISYVLITVYTFFMFYAIFIRPRGFKWLLLRVSSISFLRRWRHAASKHGDEIIIASELLRGKRFSYWAKIVIATFLIWSARYLMLNCLIAAFTNVTPMEHLLIFCRHLMMWITMLISPTPGSSGTAEFFFTQFFTEFLGDYTFVTNILWRMLSYYPYLILGAIFLPKWIRRVFFKKKSSKVAQQ
- a CDS encoding segregation and condensation protein A, which translates into the protein MSFEIKLPRFEGPFDLLLFFIERDELDIHDIPISKITDDFLSYIRHLEAMNIEVASEFILVAATLMRIKAKMLLPRPVLNEEGEEVDPREELVKHLLEYKRYKSVIKELAEMEEERALKHERGNLVQEIKKLAETNNVEAELQDVTLYKLLKVFERVTQRFELKQREKPHQVVQYPYTISGQKGYILSNLQNRKRVSFQDIISDDPNKIAVIFNFLAILELLQLNEVTLQIGEGFNNFWVLKKEDEDVRVD
- the dxs gene encoding 1-deoxy-D-xylulose-5-phosphate synthase, producing the protein MLIKPGPILAQINSPADVKALNQNQLVQLSQELRQFIIDTVSVYGGHFGASLGVVELTIALHHVFNTPYDQLVWDVGHQAYGHKILTGRRDTFHTNRIYNGISGFPKRSESEYDAFGVGHSSTSISAALGMAVASNYQGLEDKQHIAVIGDGAMTGGIAFEAMNHAGVADTNLLIVLNDNCMSIDPNVGALKDYLTDITTSQTYNKVRDDVWKMLGKISKFGKSAQEVASKVETSIKAFLLRQSNLFESLNLRYFGPVDGHDVDHLVHVMKDLKKIPGPKILHCVTVKGKGYSLAEKDQTKWHAPGKFDKVTGEIRKKVYDVPQPPKYQQVFGETIVELAQQNKKIMGITPAMPSGSSLNIMMKVMPDRAFDVGIAEQHAVTFSAGLATQGLTPFCNIYSTFMQRAYDQVIHDVCIQKLPVIFCLDRAGVAGADGPTHHGAYDLAYMRCLPYMVVSAPMNEAELRNLMYTATLYKDGPFTIRYPRGQGVMPQWQTPMEQIEVGKGRKIQDGEEVAILTIGHIGNYAIEACKQLTIDEMHPAHYDMRFVKPLDEEMLHEVFGRYKKVITVEDGCLMGGFGSAVLEFMAEHGYSAQVKRLGIPDHIIEHGEQIELHRECGYDADSIANEVRALLNVDTLVS
- a CDS encoding PspC domain-containing protein, encoding MAKLGLSNTNKIIGGVCGGIAEHFGWDATIIRILFAIAAVIGFGSPVIFYLVLWLIMKFS
- the fcl gene encoding GDP-L-fucose synthase, with product MEKDAKIYIAGHRGMVGSAILRNLQKKGFSNFVLKTSSELDLKNQQAVAKFFAEEKPDYVFLAAAKVGGIHANNTYRAEFLYENLMIQNNVIHQSYEHGVKKLQFLGSSCIYPKMAPQPLKEDYLLTGTLEYTNEPYAIAKIAGIKMCENYRLQYGCDFIATMPTNLYGPNDNYDLNNSHVLPALIRKFHEAKESNAEFVEIWGTGSPKREFLHVDDLAEACVYLMDNYNEPELVNIGTGEDIAIKDLALLIKEIVGFEGELRFDTSKPDGTPRKLMDVSKLHSYGWKHNISLREGITSVYEEFKKEVVA
- the gmd gene encoding GDP-mannose 4,6-dehydratase produces the protein MKKALITGVTGQDGAYLAEFLLKKGYEVHGIKRRTSLFNTDRIDHLYQDPHERDLKFKLHYGDLTDSTNIIRIVQEVQPDEIYNLGAMSHVKVSFDEPEYTANVDGLGTLRILEAVRILGLQEKTKIYQASTSELYGLVQEVPQSEKTPFYPRSPYAVAKMYGFWITVNYREAYNMFAVNGILFNHESPIRGETFVTRKITRAAARIALGLQDACYLGNMDAKRDWGHAKDYVKAMWLILQQEKAEDYVIATGITTTVRDFVRMSFKELGIELDFEGEGVNEVGKVVSCSNPDFQLEIGKEVIKVDPEYYRPTEVDLLIGDPTKAREQLGWKLEFTLESLVKDMVQSDVALFKRDKFLLKGGHKVYNYHE